Proteins encoded together in one Spodoptera frugiperda isolate SF20-4 chromosome 15, AGI-APGP_CSIRO_Sfru_2.0, whole genome shotgun sequence window:
- the LOC118276691 gene encoding neuroligin-4, Y-linked isoform X2, protein MYKKYLLTLFLCASVECQSNKDLYNGQVNNEFYNSREQNSRSSRLPSPGDSDYRTYVYNNRRYGTDPTRYNPYNPNINQPGGFPYNPINTNPLDDQFKYNINRDPNNPDALFPGVLGGWREDLQGRERRDSRQLKRDVFVTTNYGQVQGFKVYLYDNPDPDSGYRPWLSPVERIQGEVSVFLGIPYARPPVLEGRFKPPRQHPGWQLMQAVDWGPACPQPVRYTGATKGIRDMDEDCLYLNIFSPNTEAGATAQRYPVMVYIHGGQYTSGASNLFPAHMMAAFYNVIVVSINYRLGALGFLSTGDENSPGNYGILDQAMALRWVYDNIGPFNGDRSSITLFGPGAGAASAGLLAIAPQTRDIVTRVIAQSGSALADWAMIEDKFRVQNTSLVFGRLLGCPIDSSWKLVNCLRQGRSFYELGNAEFQPHVGFIPWGPVLENNFTFPGDEWYDGWRERDWHFLNTMPEDLIQRRQFNPSLRYMTGVTTQEAAYYLYKNESLAPNYEISERWFNEKVWELVQRYNYTLNPRGVYEAIRYMYTYHPEPHNVSAIRDQYIHLLSDFLYRAPTDKMVKLLLEQNVPVYMYVLNTTVEAFKFPEWRQYAHDTEHYFLTGAPFMDQEFFPVKQRIDNQQWTNNDRNMSHFFMKTYTDFARFGNPTRSRVLGLHFEVAQAGQLRYLNLNTTYNSSILLNYRQTELAFWTMYLPTVIGRLVPTYPPITEYWWEPKQPLQIAFWSVSSACLVLIVLLVVCCMLWRNAKRETDRYYDGDIFMVPEVEESGIDNTTRSRDNIYEYRDVPIKKPHTPQPISRTISQPATLQSSRPPSEASTGSALSLKEGSVSRAPEPLPRARSRTQIVHGIPQTTV, encoded by the exons atgtataaaaagtatttattaacgTTGTTTTTATGTGCTAGTGTTGAGTGTCAGTCTAATAAAGACTTGTATAATGGACAAGTgaataatgaattttataacTCTCGTGAGCAGAATTCTCGGTCTTCAAGACTGCCTAGTCCAGGGGACAGTGACTATAGGACTTATGTGTACAATAACAGGAGATATGGGACTGATCCCACAAGATATAACCCCTACAACCCTAATATAAACCAGCCGGGAGGATTCCCTTACAATCCAATCAACACAAACCCTTTGGATGACCAGTTCAAGTATAATATT AACCGGGACCCAAACAACCCAGATGCCTTATTCCCTGGTGTCCTCGGAGGATGGAGGGAAGATTTACAAGGGAGAGAGAGGAGGGACTCCAGGCAGCTGAAGAGGGATGTCTTTGTTACTACTAATTATGGACAAGTGCAAGGATTTAAG GTGTATTTATATGACAATCCGGACCCAGATTCAGGGTACAGACCCTGGCTGTCACCAGTGGAGAGGATACAGGGAGAAGTGTCAGTGTTCCTGGGGATACCATATGCTAGACCACCTGTGTTGGAAGGCAGGTTCAAG CCTCCACGCCAACACCCCGGATGGCAACTGATGCAAGCAGTGGACTGGGGTCCAGCTTGCCCCCAACCAGTCCGCTACACCGGCGCTACGAAGGGCATCAGAGATATGGACGAAGACTGTCTCTACTTGAATATATTCTCGCCTAAT ACGGAAGCCGGAGCCACGGCGCAGCGGTACCCAGTAATGGTGTACATCCACGGCGGACAGTACACCTCCGGAGCATCGAACCTGTTCCCCGCGCACATGATGGCCGCCTTCTACAATGTCATCGTCGTGTCTATCAACTATAGACTTGGAGCTTTAG GTTTCCTATCAACGGGCGACGAGAACTCTCCAGGTAACTACGGCATCCTGGACCAGGCGATGGCCCTGCGCTGGGTGTACGACAACATCGGCCCGTTCAACGGCGACCGCTCCTCCATCACGCTGTTCGGGCCGGGCGCCGGCGCCGCCTCCGCCGGACTACTCGCCATCGCGCCGCAGACCAGGGATATTGTCACTAGGGTTATTGCGcag AGTGGTTCAGCGCTAGCAGACTGGGCGATGATAGAAGATAAGTTCAGGGTACAGAACACGTCACTGGTGTTCGGCAGACTGCTCGGGTGTCCCATAGACTCCTCGTGGAAACTCGTCAACTGCTTGCGGCAGGGCAGGAGCTTCTATGAACTGGGCAATGCTGAGTTTCAG CCGCACGTAGGCTTCATACCCTGGGGTCCAGTACTGGAGAACAACTTCACGTTCCCTGGAGACGAGTGGTACGACGGCTGGAGGGAGAGGGACTGGCACTTCCTCAATACTATGCCGGAGGACCTTATACAGAGGAGGCAGTTCAATCCGTCATTGAGGTATATGACCGGAGTCACTACGCAGGAAGCTGCTTATTATTTGT ATAAAAACGAATCCTTAGCCCCAAACTACGAGATATCGGAGCGATGGTTCAACGAGAAAGTGTGGGAGTTAGTCCAGCGATACAACTACACATTGAACCCGCGCGGCGTGTACGAAGCTATCCGGTACATGTACACCTACCACCCCGAGCCACATAATGTTAGCGCTATCAGGGACCAGTACATTCAT CTCCTATCAGACTTCCTCTACCGCGCACCGACAGACAAGATGGTGAAGCTACTGCTCGAACAAAACGTTCCTGTGTACATGTACGTACTGAATACGACGGTGGAAGCCTTCAAGTTCCCGGAGTGGAGGCAGTATGCCCACGATACAGAGCATTACTTCCTCACTGGAGCCCCATTCATGGACCAGGAGTTCTTCCCGGTTAAGCAAAGGATCGATAACCAGCAGTGGACGAATAATGACCGAAATATGAGCCATTTCTTCATGAAGACGTACACGGATTTTGCCAGATTTGG CAACCCGACCCGGTCCCGTGTCCTAGGGCTCCACTTCGAGGTAGCGCAGGCAGGCCAGCTCCGGTACCTGAACCTGAACACGACGTACAACTCGTCCATCCTGCTCAACTACAGACAGACGGAGCTCGCGTTCTGGACCATGTATCTACCCACTGTTATTGGACGACTCGTGCCTACTTACCCGCCTATTACTGAG TACTGGTGGGAACCGAAGCAACCATTGCAGATAGCATTCTGGTCGGTGTCCAGTGCGTGTCTCGTGCTCATTGTACTACTCGTCGTGTGTTGCATGCTATGGAGAAACGCTAAGAG GGAAACTGACAGATACTATGACGGTGACATATTCATGGTGCCAGAAGTGGAAGAGAGCGGCATAGACAACACGACGCGGTCCAGAGACAATATCTACGAGTATAGAGACGTGCCTATCAAGAAGCCGCACACACCACAACCTATTAGTAGAACT ATAAGTCAACCAGCAACTCTCCAATCATCCCGTCCCCCGTCGGAAGCGTCGACGGGATCAGCGTTGTCCCTGAAGGAAGGATCAGTATCCCGCGCCCCAGAACCGCTGCCCAGAGCCCGATCCCGAACTCAGATAGTGCATGGAATACCGCAGACTACTGTGTAA
- the LOC118276691 gene encoding neuroligin-4, Y-linked isoform X1 — MYKKYLLTLFLCASVECQSNKDLYNGQVNNEFYNSREQNSRSSRLPSPGDSDYRTYVYNNRRYGTDPTRYNPYNPNINQPGGFPYNPINTNPLDDQFKYNINRDPNNPDALFPGVLGGWREDLQGRERRDSRQLKRDVFVTTNYGQVQGFKVYLYDNPDPDSGYRPWLSPVERIQGEVSVFLGIPYARPPVLEGRFKPPRQHPGWQLMQAVDWGPACPQPVRYTGATKGIRDMDEDCLYLNIFSPNTEAGATAQRYPVMVYIHGGQYTSGASNLFPAHMMAAFYNVIVVSINYRLGALGFLSTGDENSPGNYGILDQAMALRWVYDNIGPFNGDRSSITLFGPGAGAASAGLLAIAPQTRDIVTRVIAQSGSALADWAMIEDKFRVQNTSLVFGRLLGCPIDSSWKLVNCLRQGRSFYELGNAEFQPHVGFIPWGPVLENNFTFPGDEWYDGWRERDWHFLNTMPEDLIQRRQFNPSLRYMTGVTTQEAAYYLYKNESLAPNYEISERWFNEKVWELVQRYNYTLNPRGVYEAIRYMYTYHPEPHNVSAIRDQYIHLLSDFLYRAPTDKMVKLLLEQNVPVYMYVLNTTVEAFKFPEWRQYAHDTEHYFLTGAPFMDQEFFPVKQRIDNQQWTNNDRNMSHFFMKTYTDFARFGNPTRSRVLGLHFEVAQAGQLRYLNLNTTYNSSILLNYRQTELAFWTMYLPTVIGRLVPTYPPITEYWWEPKQPLQIAFWSVSSACLVLIVLLVVCCMLWRNAKRAIPPKWKMVPAMETDRYYDGDIFMVPEVEESGIDNTTRSRDNIYEYRDVPIKKPHTPQPISRTISQPATLQSSRPPSEASTGSALSLKEGSVSRAPEPLPRARSRTQIVHGIPQTTV; from the exons atgtataaaaagtatttattaacgTTGTTTTTATGTGCTAGTGTTGAGTGTCAGTCTAATAAAGACTTGTATAATGGACAAGTgaataatgaattttataacTCTCGTGAGCAGAATTCTCGGTCTTCAAGACTGCCTAGTCCAGGGGACAGTGACTATAGGACTTATGTGTACAATAACAGGAGATATGGGACTGATCCCACAAGATATAACCCCTACAACCCTAATATAAACCAGCCGGGAGGATTCCCTTACAATCCAATCAACACAAACCCTTTGGATGACCAGTTCAAGTATAATATT AACCGGGACCCAAACAACCCAGATGCCTTATTCCCTGGTGTCCTCGGAGGATGGAGGGAAGATTTACAAGGGAGAGAGAGGAGGGACTCCAGGCAGCTGAAGAGGGATGTCTTTGTTACTACTAATTATGGACAAGTGCAAGGATTTAAG GTGTATTTATATGACAATCCGGACCCAGATTCAGGGTACAGACCCTGGCTGTCACCAGTGGAGAGGATACAGGGAGAAGTGTCAGTGTTCCTGGGGATACCATATGCTAGACCACCTGTGTTGGAAGGCAGGTTCAAG CCTCCACGCCAACACCCCGGATGGCAACTGATGCAAGCAGTGGACTGGGGTCCAGCTTGCCCCCAACCAGTCCGCTACACCGGCGCTACGAAGGGCATCAGAGATATGGACGAAGACTGTCTCTACTTGAATATATTCTCGCCTAAT ACGGAAGCCGGAGCCACGGCGCAGCGGTACCCAGTAATGGTGTACATCCACGGCGGACAGTACACCTCCGGAGCATCGAACCTGTTCCCCGCGCACATGATGGCCGCCTTCTACAATGTCATCGTCGTGTCTATCAACTATAGACTTGGAGCTTTAG GTTTCCTATCAACGGGCGACGAGAACTCTCCAGGTAACTACGGCATCCTGGACCAGGCGATGGCCCTGCGCTGGGTGTACGACAACATCGGCCCGTTCAACGGCGACCGCTCCTCCATCACGCTGTTCGGGCCGGGCGCCGGCGCCGCCTCCGCCGGACTACTCGCCATCGCGCCGCAGACCAGGGATATTGTCACTAGGGTTATTGCGcag AGTGGTTCAGCGCTAGCAGACTGGGCGATGATAGAAGATAAGTTCAGGGTACAGAACACGTCACTGGTGTTCGGCAGACTGCTCGGGTGTCCCATAGACTCCTCGTGGAAACTCGTCAACTGCTTGCGGCAGGGCAGGAGCTTCTATGAACTGGGCAATGCTGAGTTTCAG CCGCACGTAGGCTTCATACCCTGGGGTCCAGTACTGGAGAACAACTTCACGTTCCCTGGAGACGAGTGGTACGACGGCTGGAGGGAGAGGGACTGGCACTTCCTCAATACTATGCCGGAGGACCTTATACAGAGGAGGCAGTTCAATCCGTCATTGAGGTATATGACCGGAGTCACTACGCAGGAAGCTGCTTATTATTTGT ATAAAAACGAATCCTTAGCCCCAAACTACGAGATATCGGAGCGATGGTTCAACGAGAAAGTGTGGGAGTTAGTCCAGCGATACAACTACACATTGAACCCGCGCGGCGTGTACGAAGCTATCCGGTACATGTACACCTACCACCCCGAGCCACATAATGTTAGCGCTATCAGGGACCAGTACATTCAT CTCCTATCAGACTTCCTCTACCGCGCACCGACAGACAAGATGGTGAAGCTACTGCTCGAACAAAACGTTCCTGTGTACATGTACGTACTGAATACGACGGTGGAAGCCTTCAAGTTCCCGGAGTGGAGGCAGTATGCCCACGATACAGAGCATTACTTCCTCACTGGAGCCCCATTCATGGACCAGGAGTTCTTCCCGGTTAAGCAAAGGATCGATAACCAGCAGTGGACGAATAATGACCGAAATATGAGCCATTTCTTCATGAAGACGTACACGGATTTTGCCAGATTTGG CAACCCGACCCGGTCCCGTGTCCTAGGGCTCCACTTCGAGGTAGCGCAGGCAGGCCAGCTCCGGTACCTGAACCTGAACACGACGTACAACTCGTCCATCCTGCTCAACTACAGACAGACGGAGCTCGCGTTCTGGACCATGTATCTACCCACTGTTATTGGACGACTCGTGCCTACTTACCCGCCTATTACTGAG TACTGGTGGGAACCGAAGCAACCATTGCAGATAGCATTCTGGTCGGTGTCCAGTGCGTGTCTCGTGCTCATTGTACTACTCGTCGTGTGTTGCATGCTATGGAGAAACGCTAAGAG GGCTATACCACCAAAATGGAAAATGGTACCGGCGAT GGAAACTGACAGATACTATGACGGTGACATATTCATGGTGCCAGAAGTGGAAGAGAGCGGCATAGACAACACGACGCGGTCCAGAGACAATATCTACGAGTATAGAGACGTGCCTATCAAGAAGCCGCACACACCACAACCTATTAGTAGAACT ATAAGTCAACCAGCAACTCTCCAATCATCCCGTCCCCCGTCGGAAGCGTCGACGGGATCAGCGTTGTCCCTGAAGGAAGGATCAGTATCCCGCGCCCCAGAACCGCTGCCCAGAGCCCGATCCCGAACTCAGATAGTGCATGGAATACCGCAGACTACTGTGTAA
- the LOC118270080 gene encoding uncharacterized protein LOC118270080 isoform X3 — protein MKNSLDPDVQKNCLQTLSNLLEDPICAAEVTKNTQFSWPSLLALMQSKFLAIQHAALKTVDQLICRYKDQVVQKTFRTSTGVLDLCDILESYEFRDVHAMVLGVLRNYVETEENASHLYQSGCILRLLAYLEMALPAMKPHCLAVLTKMSYTANGREALFNTETDMVFCHQLLSSNVDLLADAAMGVANMTKLLASAVRMCDHTNIIDALCVIVADDSAIWFSIRLNALKAIMELCRVIPKAAFAVIEVKPFTAIRNVNRKFAQNPIEAQRLAVQCYINLEIYHVSKKAMVNGDFIAELLAILLRPDITLKILTCTVLTGLMTEEAARDLITLKKGEEVIAKNLHIEHVGLRTALCSFIIASVSNEGADIYLDLGTIHYMVENTQARYVVSAWEPALEAIFRHHPSAKLAYTGRLDINDFTQEGFYCLKRLRDSFPSIQTVMTQTGRPRNPVFICMFQIPPHDSGSGTNLMSAYRLSDPKLTLFGRMRFPPVPDDSNLREYLLRLRLWFGDPARSLHYFEIEDAHYEVRYREKCEEVSSSLKQRAQLLGEYVAEQMSGLTQEKDCSMPSVDLHLADLMSDLASPVIGLGYVKCGGPLERALLYKVLADRVGIPCALFRTSSAYAWCEVGVPEIDPAEDREKIHNFPAGLLRANYIVDLMTTPGRLIPRGGRDARNICGPVCSLPYTARKLPSVCKCENKCD, from the exons ACGCTAAGCAACCTCCTCGAAGATCCGATATGTGCAGCCGAAGTGACGAAGAATACGCAGTTCAGCTGGCCGTCACTACTAGCGCTGATGCAGAGCAAGTTCCTCGCTATCCAGCACGCGGCTCTAAAGACCGTGGACCAACTGATCTGCCGGTACAAGGACCAGGTTGTACAGAAGACGTTTCGAACATCCACTGGTGTTCTGGACTTATGTGATATATTGGag TCTTATGAATTCCGTGACGTCCACGCGATGGTGCTGGGCGTGCTCCGCAACTACGTGGAGACGGAGGAGAACGCGTCCCACCTCTACCAGTCAGGGTGTATCCTTCGTCTCCTCGCCTACCTGGAGATGGCGTTGCCGGCTATGAAGCCACACTGCTTGGCTGTGCTTACTAAAATGTCTTATACTGCTAATGGGAGAGAG GCACTATTCAACACGGAGACAGACATGGTGTTCTGCCACCAGCTGCTGAGCTCCAACGTGGACTTGTTGGCTGACGCGGCGATGGGCGTCGCCAACATGACGAAGCTGCTAGCGTCTGCCGTGCGCATGTGTGATCATACCAATATCATTGATGCTCTATGTG TGATTGTGGCAGATGACTCGGCGATCTGGTTCTCCATTAGACTGAACGCCTTGAAAGCCATCATGGAACTGTGTCGAGTGATCCCTAAAGCTGCCTTCGCCGTCATCGAAGTCAAGCCATTTACCGCCATCAGAAATGTCAACAGAAAAT TCGCTCAGAACCCCATCGAAGCTCAGAGGCTGGCTGTGCAGTGCTACATCAACCTGGAGATATACCACGTCAGTAAGAAGGCCATGGTCAACGGAGACTTCATTGCTGAACTCCTCGCCATCTTACTG CGCCCAGACATCACTTTGAAGATCCTGACGTGCACTGTGCTGACCGGCCTGATGACTGAGGAGGCAGCTAGGGATTTGATCACCTTGAAGAAAGGCGAGGAG GTGATAGCAAAGAACCTCCACATAGAACACGTGGGGCTGCGCACGGCGCTGTGCTCCTTCATCATCGCCAGCGTCAGCAACGAGGGGGCCGACATATACTTAGACTTGGGGACTATACACTA TATGGTGGAGAATACACAAGCGAGGTACGTGGTGAGTGCGTGGGAGCCAGCCCTGGAGGCCATCTTCCGCCATCATCCGTCCGCCAAGCTGGCGTACACTGGTAGACTGGACATCAATGACTTTACTCAG GAGGGTTTCTACTGCCTGAAACGGCTCCGCGACAGTTTCCCCAGCATCCAGACGGTGATGACGCAGACAGGTCGCCCGCGCAACCCTGTGTTCATCTGCATGTTCCAGATACCGCCTCACGATTCGGGCTCAGGCACTAATCTTATGAGCGCTT ATCGTCTGTCCGATCCAAAATTGACGCTCTTCGGGAGAATGCGGTTTCCTCCGGTACCAGATGATTCCAACTTACGGGAGTATCTCCTTAGGTTACGTCTGTGGTTCGGTGACCC AGCACGATCACTGCATTACTTTGAGATAGAAGACGCTCATTACGAAGTGAG ATACCGAGAGAAGTGCGAAGAAGTATCATCCTCATTGAAGCAGCGCGCGCAGTTGTTGGGCGAGTACGTCGCGGAACAAATGAGTGGACTCACGCAGGAGAAGGACTGCTCCATGCCCAGCGTAGACTTACATCTCGCTGATCTTATG TCAGACCTAGCCTCCCCAGTGATAGGGCTGGGCTACGTGAAGTGTGGCGGGCCGCTAGAGAGGGCGCTACTGTACAAGGTGCTGGCGGACCGGGTCGGTATACCGTGCGCACTGTTCCGCACGTCCAGCGCGTACGCCTGGTGCGAGGTTGGCGTGCCTGAGATTGATCCT GCAGAAGACCGCGAGAAGATCCACAACTTCCCAGCAGGTTTGCTGAGAGCGAACTACATAGTGGATCTAATGACGACGCCTGGTCGACTCATACCGCGCGGCGGTAGGGACGCGAGGAACATCTGCGGCCCAGTGTGCTCCCTGCCTTATACTGCTCGGAAACTACCATCCGTTTGCAAATGCGAGAACAAATGTGACTAG